The Cydia pomonella isolate Wapato2018A chromosome 13, ilCydPomo1, whole genome shotgun sequence genome segment cctagaatacttgaacaaaaaaatcaaatcatagacagtgcacttcactccgtcaatagcgcctaggttcttcgctactctagcgctactctggagagatttggaaccaTTATTTATAGCGGACagttggacacttttgcaacagttctaccataagagatatcactcctcttaattccacactccatagtttttgtttaaagaaacgtcacctttgacactgacatatctaatccataccTCTAtagtatctttagcaaatgtttgacgtataaaGTTCTGATCGGGTCGTCTGAGTATAAATAGCATacaatattccaaatttgaaaaaaactaaaattacccAAGTTACGGTTTACTTTTACTAACACTCAGTTATTCTAGAATTTAATGCCTGCTTTGGCACAACaaactcatttttttattgggaaaaggtaagcattaGACCACAATCTcactgatggtaagtgccgatgcagtctaggatggaacatgcttacctaaaagatgtttATTTACTCTTGATTcaaaaagatccaagttatagtaGACTGGGGATAGATTCGCAGAAAGTGATTCCACTCCTTTTATGGTTTACTTACTTGCACGACATGTTTCGCAGAGCCTACTAGCTTACACTTCACTATTTAACTAAAACACTTTAAGATTTAAGCTCTCGTGCGAGTGGCTAAAAATTCTCGAGTTacaccgtaaaattagtttattattcCATTGTACTCAagaaaatatcattttatttcttttttggtACGCTTTTTAGCCTTACCGTTAGACAATTTGAAGATTAAGGCTTCATTTTAACTTTTCATAACTTCTTAttactttatttcaaaaatccTTGAAGTAAAAACATTACAACACCATTTGGAATCTGCCCAACTTCTTTCACTGGCCGCTATTAACTTTCATCCAATCAACAGCAAGGACTTTTTCactagaaaaatataatattccgCAACTACCACTATTTCTGATGCAGTTGGATAGTTTCCAAGCTACATTTTATAGAACCAGCCTTATGGAACCCTGTAATGGACTATTTTGGTCGACGTGGCAAAGAACGGGTAGGTCTACTTTTATTGGTTATGCTAAGATACCAGATTGCTCCTAGAAACAAAACATTTGCCACCTAGGTTTAGGGTGACAAGGTTACAAGATCACTAGGTTTGTGTTAGGTTAGGGTAGTTTAGGACTTTGTCGCAGTGTTGGGAAAGTGTCGAGTCTTAAAGACCTTTGAGactaaatatattgaaattcgAACTCGAGAgatttagagtcagaccaagttggcagtgattttgacagcccagacggtgcacgtgttattttaaatgtcaaaattctgtctgtgctatcaaaatcgctgccaacttaacttggtctgactctaaactACTTAGAAACTATAGTCTCAAGTATTTTCTAATAAACGCGGTTACAAAACTATTTAAGGCGCTTTAGTTTCACCTAAATACTTCAACATTCACTGAAAAATGCTGAACTCATTAAgtaattcaaaaaataactgaattgaagtaataaagaaataaattttgatCAATATCTTAAAACCGATTTTGTAATTACTAACCAACCTGATGGCCGGTGTAACAACCATAACATATAATAGCGATGCATAGTTCGCAAGTTCTTATTTTGTGTGTAAGTAGTacctgggtcaaaattattttcgttgtcatgtttctgaccactctgtcacgcttgtatctgTTTtccatcaaataaataaaaaaatcgagtgctattgtatgtctttctagcttCAGACTATATTTTAcgtgaaaaaacaaaatttcttctcatacaaaaagctccactccgtcacattttttgggaacaaaaacaagacaacgaaaagaattttgacctgcctaacaaaatattatgataaatagtaacatttctttcagtgtttATGATGCAGTCTTTCTCATAGGACgtgaaaacaatacaaaatccAACACAAAACATACAACGAAACAACAAATATATCTGTACCtccagtgtaaatttattcgatagcgaaacgtgacgaatGCGTTTGCGTTCagcctcattttgtatgggattttgagtttccaaaacgtcccgtttggcgcgctgtttctaaatcccatacaaaatgagacttatcgcaaacgcgtacgtcacgtttcgctatcgaataaatttacactaggggctctgatgtCAATCTCCCAGTGCACAGAATCATAAATTAAGGACAAGTTCTCCAAATTTCGACCAAACACTGAGCAAGCTTTTGACAgcactaaataaatatattagtcATAGGTCGCGTTTAAAAGAGTAGTTAACGcgaaaattttaaaggaaattcCTCGTAAAAATTTGAGCGTGACttgtaactatttattaagtTATTGTAAATCAGGCTTTAGTTAtagcattataaaataatatttttaactctCACGCAatttaatttcttactagaaacaataaattacgttactttattgacaataacaatataaggTGTGGGTAGGTGAATAAAACTGAGCAACATCTTGTGcacaacatttattatttaaaaatatttattaacaactTTTGGCAACTAAAACTAAATCAAATCTATGTATTTTTAGTGCTAATCACCTACCAGTAATTTCCTTGTTTGTTTCCAAAAAGTTACACCTTTTTGTCtcacattattaataaatattttttgacacaaCACAATGGCTGAAGTAGCTTCTATCAAAGATTCTGTGTCAGGCTTGGCAGACTTCTTTAAACAGCAGATGGCTGAGTTTCAAAGTAGCCTCAGCAAAGCAGACCCAGCTAGCCCCACGGTTGCTTCAGTGTCATCCAGCTTTGCCGCCTTCAAGGAGTTTGTACTGAAAGCTCTCGACATGCTTCAAAAGCAAGTGGATCTTGTGACTCGCCAGGTGGATCAAATAGAGATACGCTCCCGTCGCAGCATGCTGCTGGTGCATGGTATCGCAGAGGCAGAGTCTGAAGATACAGCGGTTCTTGTGGTCAATGCACTTCAGGCCACCCGTGACAACTTAGCCGCTGTGGATATCAAGCGAAGCCATCGGTTGGGCGGGCGCAGTGGCCGCGACAAGAAACCTCGCGTTGTTCTTGTTGAGTTTAAAGACACTGCAATCCGAGACGACGTTTGGTTCAACAAAGTGGAACTAAAGGGTTCCGGGGTGACGCTGGGTGAGTTTTTAACTAAGCCGCGACACGCTGCGTTCATGGAGGCCCGCGAACGCTTTGGCATCCGCAGCTGCTGGACGCGAAACGGTGACGTGTATATCCTCGGGAAGGATGGGGTGAAGCATCGTGCGAACTCCATTACTGAAGTCAAGTCTCTTCCAACCACACTGTCCGCTGCTGTGGCAGCGCCTGCCGGACCGTCCGTGGCCTTATCTCCGACCCCGATTAATAAGGCAGCTCCCGAGGCGAAGCAAGAGCCGAATAAGAGGTCCAAGCGTGGAGTCTCGAAGTCCCGATCATAAGATGATTGTTTGATGACTATTAATACTGTTCTGTGCGAGGCGAACTCTTGAATTTGATCGTGTTATAATCCTGTTTTTCTGTTTGTTCGCAATTAGTCGGGTAACATGTTATATTCTACCtccttttttatttcatttaatgtatcGTTTGACTTTGTTTATATCTGTATAGTCTTTCTAGTTTGCTGTCACTtaagtcacttttgacatacCCGTTCAGTGTTGCCATAATAAAAATTGCGTTTTGTTTTTCCTATGTACCGTAATTATCTTATACGCTGTCATGTGAGATAACGTTGTAACTGctaactacggaaggtggagatgaaattccacacttcataattgtaacttaatttattttcttctagTATGCTGGCAGGTAGCGTTAGTGCCCTAGTGTATTaactttacttttatatttatttgtattaagtctaatttatcgatatttattatatatattttgttttgtttatctaTGTCCAGCCATAGCAGTGCCTCTGATCTTGATAATTTTGTGTCATTCTCTTCAGGTGAAAGTGTTACTGACGACAGTTTTAAGAGCTTGCCACCGTCACTCCATGATTTACTTAGCTCAGAATTCTGTGACGTTagtaaaaattttaatattgttcATATTAATGCTCAAAGCATTCCAGCGCACTACAGTGACTTGAGTGCGACGTTTGATTTAAATAATGTTCATGCGGTCCTAGTTTCAGAATCCTGGCTCAAACCCTGTTTGCCATCCACTTCTTTTTCTTTACCAGGATTCCACCTAATACGTAACGATCGCTTGGGCAGAGGTGGTGGTGGAGTTGCTATCTATCTACGTTCCCATATCCCCTTTTCCATTATAGGCACCTCAGCACACTCTCCTTGCTCAGACACCGCTGAGTTTCTTTTTCTCGAAATCTCTGTCTCCCATACGAAGCTTCTCCTTGGGGTCTTCTATTCTCCGTCACTAACTGTCAATTATTTCGCTTCTcttgaaaaactcattgaagATCTCATGCCTTCGTATGACCACCACATTATAATGGGGGATTTTAATACCTGCCTCCGCAGAGACGACCATCGGTCGCGGTCTCTTAAATCCCTGGCGCATGCCTGTAAATTGAATATCCTCCCTTCTGGCCCTACGCACCACTTTCCAAATTGTACTCCGTCCCTTCTTGACCTTACTCTCACGTCCTCGCTTTCTCATGTTGTCAAGTATGGCCAGCATCCTGCTGATGCTTTCTCATATCATGaccttctttttctttcttacaAAGTAAGACCTCCAAAGCCTAAAGCTAAAGTACTTCTTCAGCGTAATTTTAGTAAGATGGATGTAGCTAAACTTCGTGAAAGCGCATCGGCAATTGACTGGGGTGTTATCTCTAGAGCTGCCTCTGTTGACGATCAAGTGTCAGTTTTTAATTCCTTACTGACCCAACTCTATGACGAGCACGCCCCAGTCCGCTCGATTAAGGTGAAGCATCTTCCTGCTCCTTGGCTTACTGACGAAATCAAGGCGCTATTGGAGAAAAAGAACTCTGCCAAATCTAGGTACAAGTTGAACACGTCTGATGCTAACAGAGCTCGCTACCACGCCCTACGTAACCGCTGTAGCACCATTTGTCGGGATGCTCAGCGACGCCATATTCACCAGTCTGTTGAAAATGGTGACCCGGCGAAAGTATGGAAATTTCTTAAGTCACTAGGAGTTGGAAAGTGTCAACAAAACTGCCCTAAAGATATTAACTTCGATCAGCTTAACAAGCATTTTTCCACTTCTGCTGAATTTAGTGGCCCTGATAAAGTTAAGACTCTTGACTACCTCTCTTCTCTTCCAACTCCTGACTCGTCTCCCTTTTGTCTTGTTCCTTTTACCGACACTGATATTAAGAAGAGCGTACTGTCCATAGCGTCTAATGCCGTTGGGGTCGATTGTATTAGCCGTAAAATGATCCTTCCTCTCCTTGACCTACTCACCCCTGTCATTTCCATCATTCTTAATAATTCAATTTCAACCAGCTCCTTTCCTTCACTTTGGAAGGACGCCTGTATCGTTCCGATCCCTAAAACGTCTAAACCTTCTTCATTTTCAGATTATCGTCCCATCTCAATTCTCCCTTTCCTGTCCAAAATTCTTGAGCGTCTCGTTCACCAACAGCTTACATCGTACCTTAACACAAATAATCTTTTAAATCCCTTCCAGTCTGGCTTCCGTCCTGGGCATAGTACGGCTACTGCACTCGCGAAGATCACTGACGACATCCGGGCGGGGATGAATGATCAAAAATTGACGGTATTAACGCTGCTAGATTTTAGCAATGCGTTTAATACCGTTGATTTTGATATTCTCCTTGGAACACTACGCTCTCTGAATATATCTCCTGCGGTAGTCGAATGGTTTCGTAGCTACTTGATTGGTCGTCGGCAGCGCATAAAGGTAGATGATTCCCTTTCTTCTTGGTGCAACACGTTGGCTGGCGTTCCGCAAGGCGGCGTGTTGTCTCCTTTATTGTTCTccatatttataaattcaattaCTTCTAACCTTACTTCACATTATCACCTTTATGCCGATGATCTTCAGATTTACTTGCAGGGCGTCACTGGCGATCTCGTGTCCATCATCAATAGGGTGAATAGCGACTTAGAGGAAATCTCGAAATGGAGTCGCAGTTTTGGCCTAAAAGTTAATCCGTCTAAGACACAGACTATTATAATAGGTAGCCCAAAACTGCTTCCCAGAATCGACTTTAACAACCTCTCACCTATTTACTTTAATGGTGTTTTGATTCCCTACTCGCAGCAAGTAAAAAACCTTGGCATCATTATGGACAGTACCTTATCGTGGGGACCTCAGGTGGCCGAAGTTAGCAGGAAGATGTTCGTGGCAGTTAGCTCACTCAGGAGATTACGGAACTTCCTTCCCATTCCTACGAAAATTGCTCTCGCACAAACTCTTCTCCTCCCTATTCTGGATTACGCTGACGTTGCTTATCTCGATCTCACTGAGGAGCAACTTAATAAGCTTGAGCGTATCCAAAATGTGTGCATACGGTTTATATTTGGgttacgcaaatatgaccatgtctcTCACTTCCGTTcgcagctcaagtggctccctattcgcTTACGTCGTAACTCTCACGTTTTGTCCCTTCTgtattccattctttttaacCCCGCGACTCCCCGCTATCTCAAGAACCGTTTCAGTTACCTCCGTTCTGTTAGGTGCTCCCAGAACTTGCTTCTTTCTGTACCATCATCctcttctaaattttataatcattCTTTCACGTCTCAGGCTATCCGACTATGGAATTCTCTGCCGATAGATTTAAGGCGCGCTCAATCTCCTAattctttcaagagactcattaaacttcactttttacctgctccgtaatacttttatctgcttccttttccatacttatggctggcatttattatatatatatatatatataatatgtattttaatatatgtatgtatatgtatttatatatcttttttatttatatttgtatatgataattatattgcttagttttgtgtttattctgtgctagacttcttttattgcatctggaacacctactgtcataacattttttttttttttttttaattccgctacctaaaggttgtctggaagagatcgctttttagcgataagaccgcctgttgtttacctcttctttatgtgttgtattatttgtactgtttctgtattgaggtgtgcaataaagtatatttgtattgtattgtattgtattgtaatatacataatggatatatacagatgattactataactagcttatatctaaaataggcccttgaggcattgtaccaaggatgctggcggcatttcctcgttgtatcgcaatactgatacgttgtgcgaggaagccgccagctcttcggtcaccagttacgtcaaccagacgtttcgcgatttctccaaaaaacttgtgcgcgctgggaccccatggacctagggtttcaacgccaaaaggtacaaaatggtactctctaccgaggctcttatatttattacgtttcaaaatttcggcgctttccgccgctgcgcccgcttttacattaaaatttacttttaaattttacttttaagttttggatatttaaaaattgaattaCGCTGTTTACGAAACTTAACAACTCACAGTTTAGAATGATCCACGGATAGTTTcaatagacttaaatcgaccgggatatggaccgtgattaccttttatattgattttgaattaggttagaccgagcgcggtctacacaactttgacacccacccgctatctccagtgaACAAGGAACAACTACGtcgtacttataaataatacttagttATAAGCACTTAtgctttaatttttattaatttatttaaacaaaatgtatacagtCTGACAGTCTAAACCAAATCACTGTACAATTTAGAGTCAACTTATACGCTACGGTACACaacacattaaaaaattaaTGACATGTTTTAGTGTTAAGAAgttaaaagtaggtatttaatcAATGGTTACTTTAATACTCGCCACATACTCAGACGTATCATTACAATAATAACACACGTACATGTCGTACGTGGTAATTTGCACAATCGTCCAATAACAGAAAATGAATGATATTAACTTTTACTTCGATCGAGCGTAAATCCAGTAGAAACtaaagacagtaatttttctgCAACTATTCAGTTTTTCACATGAACATAGTGTCATTCAGAGATCATTCTCCGATCATTTGGATTAGTGTTTTTagaaactcgagtcttttgggTGCAAAATTGAACGACTGGACTCGTTTTTAAAATACTcagcgcttaa includes the following:
- the LOC133524457 gene encoding uncharacterized protein LOC133524457, whose amino-acid sequence is MAEVASIKDSVSGLADFFKQQMAEFQSSLSKADPASPTVASVSSSFAAFKEFVLKALDMLQKQVDLVTRQVDQIEIRSRRSMLLVHGIAEAESEDTAVLVVNALQATRDNLAAVDIKRSHRLGGRSGRDKKPRVVLVEFKDTAIRDDVWFNKVELKGSGVTLGEFLTKPRHAAFMEARERFGIRSCWTRNGDVYILGKDGVKHRANSITEVKSLPTTLSAAVAAPAGPSVALSPTPINKAAPEAKQEPNKRSKRGVSKSRS